From Astyanax mexicanus isolate ESR-SI-001 chromosome 11, AstMex3_surface, whole genome shotgun sequence, the proteins below share one genomic window:
- the kctd4 gene encoding BTB/POZ domain-containing protein KCTD4: MEWNLRRMESELRQINPDLLQPSKSFKKPSSSTITINVGGYLYAAQRQTLAKHPGSLLEEMVTGKRPVQHIDSMGNTFIDRDGPIFRHVLNFLRTGELILPDDFKEVALLRREADFYRLSELSQAVQDWEQQQATHREPAFLEVTDSHERSQGLKVYCSDTGFIEKVKGRLVQISKSRLDGFPEEFEVSSNVIQFRHFIKSEQGSRLVLKEDSTFLCTLETLKLETVMMALRGGFRLLTCLDSSRGSVVQCEALHFVK; the protein is encoded by the coding sequence ATGGAATGGAATCTCAGAAGGATGGAGAGCGAACTGAGGCAGATCAATCCGGACTTGCTGCAGCCCAGCAAGAGCTTTAAGAAGCCTTCCTCGAGCACAATCACCATCAACGTGGGGGGCTACCTGTATGCTGCGCAGCGCCAAACACTGGCAAAGCACCCAGGCTCCCTGCTGGAGGAGATGGTCACCGGCAAGAGACCCGTGCAGCACATCGACTCTATGGGGAACACCTTCATCGACCGCGATGGCCCCATCTTTCGCCACGTGCTGAACTTCCTGCGGACAGGTGAGCTCATCCTGCCGGACGACTTCAAGGAGGTAGCGCTCCTGCGCCGCGAGGCTGACTTTTACCGACTCAGCGAGCTGTCCCAAGCCGTGCAGGACTGGGAGCAGCAACAGGCCACCCATCGCGAACCCGCCTTTCTGGAGGTGACAGACAGCCACGAGCGCTCCCAGGGCCTCAAGGTTTACTGCAGTGACACAGGCTTCATCGAGAAGGTGAAGGGGCGCCTGGTCCAGATCTCAAAAAGCCGGCTGGACGGCTTCCCCGAGGAGTTCGAGGTGTCGTCCAACGTCATCCAGTTCCGACACTTCATCAAGTCAGAGCAGGGCTCCCGGCTGGTGCTGAAGGAGGACAGCACATTCCTGTGCACGCTGGAGACGCTCAAGCTGGAGACGGTGATGATGGCACTGAGAGGAGGCTTCCGGCTGCTCACCTGCCTGGACAGCAGCCGGGGATCAGTGGTGCAGTGTGAGGCTCTGCACTTTGTCAAGTGA